A single region of the Paraconexibacter algicola genome encodes:
- the argC gene encoding N-acetyl-gamma-glutamyl-phosphate reductase, with product MADSLGRGPAGGGHVRSSGTPKRILVAGAAGFGGAITCALVHRHPGLELAAATARSDAGARLDEVYPHHRVPVVLEELDLDRHADGIDAAVVAYPHGASAPVVAGLRERGVPVVDFSADFRLRDLQTYERWYVPHVAPQLLEEAVYGLPELYRDELRGAGLIANPGCFPTAALLALAPVARAGLVADVVIDAKTGVSGAGRGASWRTHFSRVDENVDAYGIDGHRHLPEIQQELGVLGATAPVTFIPHLLPLDQGELVSCYVTTSRPVTQADVDELFATAYDAEPFVEVVATSPGVRDVRDTNYARLTARADERTGKVLVFCAIDNVYKGAASQAVQNLNLALGLPETAGLR from the coding sequence GTGGCTGACAGCCTGGGCCGGGGGCCCGCCGGCGGAGGTCACGTGCGGTCCTCCGGCACCCCGAAGCGCATCCTCGTCGCCGGGGCCGCCGGGTTCGGGGGCGCCATCACCTGCGCGCTCGTGCACCGCCACCCCGGGCTCGAGCTCGCCGCCGCCACCGCGCGCAGCGACGCGGGCGCGCGCCTGGACGAGGTCTACCCGCACCACCGCGTGCCCGTGGTGCTCGAGGAGCTCGACCTCGACCGGCACGCCGACGGCATCGACGCCGCCGTCGTCGCCTACCCGCACGGGGCGAGCGCCCCGGTCGTCGCCGGGCTGCGCGAGCGCGGGGTCCCGGTCGTCGACTTCAGCGCCGACTTCCGGCTGCGCGACCTGCAGACCTACGAGCGGTGGTACGTGCCGCACGTCGCCCCGCAGCTGCTGGAGGAGGCCGTCTACGGGCTGCCCGAGCTGTACCGGGACGAGCTCCGCGGCGCGGGCCTGATCGCCAACCCCGGCTGCTTCCCGACCGCCGCGCTGCTCGCGCTCGCGCCCGTCGCCCGTGCAGGGCTCGTCGCCGACGTCGTCATCGACGCGAAGACCGGCGTCTCGGGCGCCGGCCGCGGCGCGTCGTGGCGCACGCACTTCTCGCGCGTGGACGAGAACGTCGACGCCTACGGCATCGACGGGCACCGCCACCTCCCGGAGATCCAGCAGGAGCTCGGCGTGCTCGGGGCGACCGCGCCCGTCACGTTCATCCCGCACCTGCTGCCGCTCGACCAGGGCGAGCTCGTCTCCTGCTACGTGACCACGTCACGGCCCGTCACCCAGGCCGACGTCGACGAGCTGTTCGCCACCGCCTACGACGCGGAGCCGTTCGTCGAGGTGGTCGCCACCTCGCCCGGCGTCCGCGACGTGCGCGACACGAACTACGCGCGGCTCACCGCCCGGGCGGACGAGCGCACCGGCAAGGTCCTCGTGTTCTGCGCGATCGACAACGTCTACAAGGGCGCCGCCTCGCAGGCCGTGCAGAACCTGAACCTCGCGCTGGGGCTCCCGGAGACGGCGGGGCTGCGGTGA
- the argJ gene encoding bifunctional glutamate N-acetyltransferase/amino-acid acetyltransferase ArgJ, giving the protein MSAFFDSRWVAAPEAVIVLDGDALPQGFRAAGVAAGIKESGLTDVGLLVADSPETTSAARFTRSGVLAAPVVVCKTRTRLDAIRAVAVNSGNANAATGGRGMDEAARMQGAAAMVCGVPEDRVAVASTGVIGVQLDGRKVTAGLLAASHELRADGHGAFGEAIRTTDKFAKSARLQVALPGGPVTITAQAKGAGMIQPSFATMLCFVQTDAQLDAATADRLLGDGVRRSFDRISVDGQLSTNDTAILQASGASGVAVAAGSPDEAILREALDALLRQLALLIVRDGEGSRRVGRVVVRGDDRDDAERCARAVANSPLVKAALHGGDPNWGRIAQAVGLAMTDRAPVDLDITIEGVPVCARGAAVPFDQAALDAAVAGTEVDYAVDLPAASGTPAVEAEVFFSDLSHEYVTINAEYTT; this is encoded by the coding sequence GTGAGCGCCTTCTTCGACTCCCGCTGGGTCGCGGCGCCCGAGGCGGTCATCGTGCTCGACGGGGACGCCCTGCCGCAGGGGTTCCGCGCGGCCGGCGTCGCCGCCGGGATCAAGGAGAGCGGCCTCACCGACGTCGGCCTGCTCGTCGCCGACAGCCCGGAGACAACCAGCGCCGCCCGATTCACCCGCTCCGGCGTCCTGGCGGCCCCCGTCGTCGTGTGCAAGACCCGCACGCGGCTCGACGCCATCCGCGCCGTCGCGGTCAACAGCGGCAACGCCAACGCCGCCACCGGCGGGCGCGGCATGGACGAGGCGGCCCGCATGCAGGGCGCCGCCGCGATGGTCTGCGGCGTGCCCGAGGACCGGGTCGCCGTCGCCTCCACCGGCGTCATCGGCGTGCAGCTCGACGGCCGCAAGGTGACCGCGGGGCTGCTCGCCGCCTCCCACGAGCTGCGCGCCGACGGGCACGGCGCCTTCGGCGAGGCGATCCGCACCACCGACAAGTTCGCCAAGAGCGCCCGGCTGCAGGTCGCGCTCCCCGGCGGCCCCGTGACCATCACCGCCCAGGCCAAGGGCGCCGGGATGATCCAGCCGTCGTTCGCGACGATGCTCTGCTTCGTGCAGACCGACGCGCAGCTCGACGCCGCGACCGCCGACCGACTGCTCGGCGACGGGGTGCGGCGCAGCTTCGACCGCATCTCCGTCGACGGGCAGCTCTCCACCAACGACACGGCGATCCTGCAGGCCAGCGGCGCCTCGGGCGTCGCGGTCGCGGCCGGATCCCCGGACGAGGCGATCCTGCGCGAGGCGCTCGACGCGCTCCTGCGCCAGCTCGCGCTGCTGATCGTCCGCGACGGCGAGGGCTCGCGGCGCGTCGGGCGCGTCGTCGTGCGCGGCGACGACCGCGACGACGCCGAGCGCTGCGCCCGCGCGGTCGCCAACTCGCCGCTGGTCAAGGCGGCGCTGCACGGCGGCGACCCGAACTGGGGACGCATCGCCCAGGCCGTCGGCCTGGCGATGACCGACCGCGCACCCGTCGACCTCGACATCACGATCGAGGGCGTCCCGGTCTGCGCGCGCGGCGCCGCCGTCCCGTTCGACCAGGCGGCGCTCGACGCGGCCGTCGCCGGCACCGAGGTCGACTACGCGGTCGACCTACCCGCCGCGAGCGGCACCCCGGCCGTCGAGGCCGAGGTGTTCTTCAGCGACCTCTCGCACGAGTACGTGACCATCAACGCGGAGTACACGACGTGA
- the argB gene encoding acetylglutamate kinase, whose amino-acid sequence MTPRPPRDLGTLLEALPYIREFHGKTVVVKYGGAAMTDPSLKEDFARDIVLLKYVGINPVVVHGGGPEITGYMERLGMDVRFVDGLRVSDAETVEVAKMVLVGKVNKDIVQRIGRHGQPAVGLSGDDGRLLRVSKQHSPGGADIGFVGKIDKVDVDVLNHIAQDYIPVIASVGADRDGQSYNVNADEVAGAVARAMGAYKVMFLTDVEGWLRDPADLDSVISEARADEVEAALTSIGGGMRPKLQSCLDAIHGGVSFAHIVDGRVPHSLLLELFTDAGIGTKIRASA is encoded by the coding sequence GTGACCCCCCGGCCCCCTCGCGACCTCGGCACCCTGCTCGAGGCGCTGCCCTACATCCGCGAGTTCCACGGCAAGACCGTCGTCGTGAAGTACGGCGGGGCGGCGATGACCGACCCGTCCCTCAAGGAGGACTTCGCGCGCGACATCGTGCTGCTGAAGTACGTCGGGATCAACCCGGTCGTCGTCCACGGCGGCGGCCCGGAGATCACCGGCTACATGGAGCGCCTCGGGATGGACGTGCGCTTCGTCGACGGGCTGCGCGTCTCCGACGCCGAGACCGTCGAGGTCGCCAAGATGGTCCTCGTCGGCAAGGTCAACAAGGACATCGTCCAGCGGATCGGCCGGCACGGGCAGCCCGCGGTCGGCCTCAGCGGCGACGACGGCCGGCTGCTGCGCGTCTCCAAGCAGCACTCGCCGGGCGGGGCGGACATCGGCTTCGTCGGCAAGATCGACAAGGTCGACGTCGACGTGCTCAACCACATCGCCCAGGACTACATCCCGGTGATCGCGTCGGTCGGCGCGGACCGCGACGGGCAGTCCTACAACGTCAACGCCGACGAGGTCGCCGGTGCCGTCGCCCGCGCGATGGGCGCGTACAAGGTCATGTTCCTCACCGACGTCGAGGGCTGGCTGCGCGACCCCGCGGACCTCGACAGCGTGATCTCCGAGGCGCGCGCCGACGAGGTCGAAGCGGCCCTGACCTCGATCGGCGGTGGCATGCGGCCGAAGCTGCAGTCGTGCCTGGACGCCATCCACGGCGGCGTGTCGTTCGCGCACATCGTCGACGGACGCGTGCCGCACTCGCTGCTGCTCGAGCTGTTCACCGACGCCGGCATCGGCACGAAGATCCGGGCGTCGGCATGA
- a CDS encoding aspartate aminotransferase family protein → MSDATCPGGGSTAGGGPCPRDRHLTANYARQPVNFVRGLGARLWDAEGHEYLDLQTGLAVNSVGHCHPAVVEAIAAQSAQLIHVGNLFYTDPMVRLSARLAEASKLGDGTKVFFTNSGTEAVEAALKCARKRRRAGTIVSVHRGFHGRTYGALSATPQESKQAPFAPLVPGFVAVEPTAEAITAAVDGGTAAVILETVQGESGVYPLPAEVLRAARAACDAHGAALVFDEIQCGLGRTGHLWGWEDSGVVPDAVTVAKALAGGLPIGALVAGPAMADVFEPGDHGSTFAGGPVQCAAGLAVLDVVGDPELLAAVRAAGERLSERLRDLPAVTEVRGRGYMQAIELDGIDAFALVGRALQEQRLVLNATSPSTLRLLPPLTIDPADLDEATTRLAALLS, encoded by the coding sequence ATGAGCGACGCGACCTGCCCCGGCGGTGGCTCCACGGCGGGCGGCGGCCCCTGCCCGCGTGACCGGCACCTGACCGCCAACTACGCGCGCCAGCCGGTGAACTTCGTCCGCGGGCTCGGCGCCCGGCTGTGGGACGCGGAGGGCCACGAGTACCTGGACCTGCAGACCGGTCTGGCCGTCAACTCCGTCGGCCACTGCCACCCGGCCGTCGTCGAGGCGATCGCCGCCCAGTCCGCGCAGCTCATCCACGTCGGCAACCTCTTCTACACCGACCCGATGGTGCGGCTCTCCGCGCGCCTCGCGGAGGCGTCGAAGCTCGGCGACGGCACGAAGGTCTTCTTCACGAACTCCGGGACCGAGGCCGTCGAGGCCGCGCTGAAGTGCGCGCGCAAGCGCCGCCGCGCCGGCACGATCGTCTCCGTCCACCGCGGCTTCCACGGCCGCACCTACGGGGCGCTCAGCGCGACCCCGCAGGAGTCCAAGCAGGCCCCGTTCGCCCCGCTGGTCCCCGGGTTCGTCGCGGTCGAGCCGACGGCCGAGGCGATCACGGCCGCGGTCGACGGCGGGACCGCCGCCGTGATCCTCGAGACCGTGCAGGGCGAGAGCGGCGTCTACCCGCTGCCCGCCGAGGTCCTGCGCGCCGCGCGCGCGGCCTGCGACGCCCACGGGGCCGCGCTCGTGTTCGACGAGATCCAGTGCGGTCTCGGCCGCACCGGTCACCTGTGGGGGTGGGAGGACAGCGGCGTCGTCCCGGACGCGGTCACCGTCGCGAAGGCGCTGGCCGGCGGCCTGCCGATCGGGGCGCTCGTCGCCGGGCCCGCGATGGCCGACGTCTTCGAGCCCGGCGACCACGGCTCCACGTTCGCCGGGGGCCCCGTGCAGTGCGCGGCCGGGCTCGCGGTGCTGGACGTCGTCGGCGACCCGGAGCTGCTGGCGGCCGTGCGGGCCGCCGGTGAGCGCCTGAGCGAGCGGCTGCGTGACCTGCCCGCGGTCACCGAGGTCCGGGGCCGCGGCTACATGCAGGCGATCGAGCTCGACGGGATCGACGCGTTCGCGCTCGTCGGCCGCGCGCTGCAGGAGCAGCGGCTCGTCCTCAACGCCACCTCGCCCTCGACCCTGCGGCTGCTCCCGCCGCTCACCATCGACCCCGCCGACCTCGACGAGGCCACGACCCGCCTCGCCGCCCTCCTCTCCTAG
- a CDS encoding argininosuccinate synthase, whose translation MTEPRTRTASYLAEPDEVHRVLLLYSGGLDTSVMLKWIQDEYDAEVVALTINLGQPGEDYDVVKGKATQLGAVAAEVVDAREEFARDFIVPAIKANANYGLDYPLFTALGRPLIAKLAVEYARLHNCDTIAHGCTGKGNDQVRIEATVATLAPELKVIAPVRGWQMGREEEIAYAREHGIPIKGGAETTPYSIDDNLWGRSSEGKWIEDLTHAPDDDVFQLVTRPEVAPDEPEIVTVTFEQGVPVAWNGQEMGLVELLETAAEAGMKHGVGIVDHIEDRIVGLKVRDIYEVPAAKIILTAHAELERLVGTIHQNQFKGDLDRQWGYLVYAGLWWEPLRENLDAYMDSVNEQVTGTIGLKLFKGNCRAVTRESPNAVYDAALATFETSGGLFSQQASPGFIELWSLQSRMAHRLRNR comes from the coding sequence ATGACCGAGCCCCGCACCCGCACCGCCAGCTACCTCGCCGAGCCCGACGAGGTCCACCGCGTCCTGCTGCTGTACAGCGGCGGGCTCGACACGAGCGTCATGCTCAAGTGGATCCAGGATGAGTACGACGCGGAGGTCGTGGCGCTCACGATCAACCTCGGTCAGCCCGGGGAGGACTACGACGTCGTCAAGGGCAAGGCCACGCAGCTCGGTGCGGTCGCCGCCGAGGTCGTCGACGCGCGCGAGGAGTTCGCCCGCGACTTCATCGTCCCGGCGATCAAGGCCAACGCGAACTACGGCCTGGACTACCCGCTCTTCACCGCGCTCGGCCGGCCGCTGATCGCGAAGCTCGCGGTCGAGTACGCGCGGCTGCACAACTGCGACACGATCGCCCACGGCTGCACGGGCAAGGGCAACGACCAGGTCCGGATCGAGGCGACGGTCGCGACGCTCGCCCCCGAGCTGAAGGTCATCGCCCCGGTCCGCGGCTGGCAGATGGGCCGTGAGGAGGAGATCGCCTACGCGCGCGAGCACGGCATCCCGATCAAGGGCGGCGCCGAGACGACGCCGTACTCGATCGACGACAACCTCTGGGGCCGCTCGTCCGAGGGCAAGTGGATCGAGGACCTCACGCACGCGCCGGACGACGACGTCTTCCAGCTCGTGACGCGGCCCGAGGTCGCGCCCGACGAGCCCGAGATCGTCACCGTCACCTTCGAGCAGGGCGTTCCGGTCGCCTGGAACGGCCAGGAGATGGGGCTCGTCGAGCTGCTGGAGACCGCGGCCGAGGCGGGCATGAAGCACGGCGTCGGCATCGTCGACCACATCGAGGACCGGATCGTCGGGCTGAAGGTCCGCGACATCTACGAGGTCCCGGCGGCCAAGATCATCCTCACCGCCCACGCCGAGCTCGAGCGGCTCGTCGGCACGATCCACCAGAACCAGTTCAAGGGCGACCTCGACCGCCAGTGGGGCTACCTCGTGTACGCCGGCCTGTGGTGGGAGCCGCTGCGCGAGAACCTCGACGCGTACATGGACTCGGTCAACGAGCAGGTGACCGGCACGATCGGCCTGAAGCTCTTCAAGGGCAACTGCCGCGCGGTGACGCGCGAGAGCCCCAACGCGGTCTACGACGCGGCGCTCGCCACGTTCGAGACCTCGGGCGGCCTCTTCAGCCAGCAGGCGTCCCCGGGCTTCATCGAGCTGTGGTCGCTGCAGTCGCGGATGGCCCACCGGCTGCGCAACCGGTGA
- the dnaE gene encoding DNA polymerase III subunit alpha — protein sequence MSAPTVAHLHVHSEYSLLDGHCKIDGLAKRAAEFGQPALGLTDHGVMNGAVEHYKACRKHGIKPILGCEIYYVDDHAHRGRGERNHLTLLARTNEGYQNLVRLSSMGFTEGLNMGKPQIDMGQLQTYGGGVIALTGCLASRSSQRLVDGAYEEARAHVGDLQAAFGKENVYFEIQQNGIPEQTVVNEGVVKLARELGGRLVGTGDVHYLRREDYHHHAALLCVNTKSTLAEPKLSFDTNEFFLKSNEEMASDFADHPEALASTLEIAERCEVEIPLGGQLIPRFLPEGEDEKAYLRELVLAGLVERYGAPIPADAIERMEMELGVIDRMGFNAYFLIVWDFVKYAKDHGIAVGPGRGSAAGSLIAYSLRITDLDPLKYDLLFERFLNPERVSMPDIDIDFSVRGREKVMQYVVGKYGRESVAQIITFGKMAPRAATKDAARVLGHPYQVGEEISQLVPEPEQGRNPSFESCMADGEPLRVRYDSDPTAKQVIDVARGLEGVVRNNSIHAAAVVIAGMPLTDVVPVQLTEDKSGPSLPGGERNYKLVTQFSMKPVEELGLLKMDFLGLRNLDVIEDALDIIERSTGERPDMNTLPLDDGKTYDMLARGDSVGVFQFESEGMREALKKVKPTVFDDLVALVSLYRPGAMDQIPTYARGKKDPSTVRIEDERLEPIIGPTYGVILYQEQAMLISKELAGFTGAQADDLRKAIGKKNREAMAKLKPVFFEGCARNGVDRGLIEQLWTTNEKSADYSFNKSHAACYALISYRTAWLKANHPAEYMAALISSVMNTKDKVPFFVARCDEMGIAILPPCVNVSDHEFVVVDGAIRFGLDAVKGVGHGAVEAIKKARDDGGPFASLWDFCERVDYRSANRKTIEALIKSGAFDQTGHSRKGMLEVLEQAQAAGQKVQQDAQIGQGSIFDLGMDDGAGGTARGANPFAVQHPPIPAEEFEKNELLAFEKEAIGVFVSAHPLKDVRAALQVKADVSLGDIEKVKHGDWVTVGGIIAATRQLRTRTGSQMMFVTVDDLEGTLEAIAFEKTITEYGDLLTVDTVVLVKGKVEHGDRGTSMVISSMEKFEPSEAQVAAAEVQLAELQRGPEDIRVKLDATQVQASVIDELKYVLGNFPGESEVVLEVSTTSGLRHLRLGADYRGNNTPTLRAELDRAIRSSAVSTPIA from the coding sequence GTGTCCGCCCCGACCGTCGCGCATCTCCACGTCCACTCCGAGTACTCGCTGCTCGACGGGCACTGCAAGATCGACGGGCTCGCCAAGCGCGCCGCCGAGTTCGGGCAGCCCGCCCTCGGGCTCACCGACCACGGCGTGATGAACGGCGCGGTCGAGCACTACAAGGCGTGCCGCAAGCACGGGATCAAGCCGATCCTCGGCTGCGAGATCTACTACGTCGACGACCACGCCCACCGCGGCCGCGGCGAGCGCAACCACCTGACGCTGCTGGCCCGCACCAACGAGGGCTACCAGAACCTCGTGCGGCTCTCGTCGATGGGCTTCACCGAGGGCCTGAACATGGGCAAGCCCCAGATCGACATGGGGCAGCTGCAGACCTACGGCGGCGGGGTCATCGCGCTGACGGGCTGCCTCGCCTCGCGCTCCTCGCAGCGGCTGGTCGACGGCGCCTACGAGGAGGCGCGCGCGCACGTCGGCGACCTCCAGGCCGCGTTCGGCAAGGAGAACGTGTACTTCGAGATCCAGCAGAACGGGATCCCGGAGCAGACGGTCGTCAACGAGGGCGTCGTGAAGCTCGCACGCGAGCTCGGCGGCCGCCTCGTCGGCACCGGTGACGTCCACTACCTGCGGCGCGAGGACTACCACCACCACGCGGCGCTGCTGTGCGTCAACACGAAGTCGACGCTCGCCGAGCCGAAGCTGTCGTTCGACACGAACGAGTTCTTCCTCAAGAGCAACGAGGAGATGGCCAGCGACTTCGCGGACCATCCCGAGGCGCTCGCGTCGACGCTCGAGATCGCCGAGCGCTGCGAGGTCGAGATCCCGCTCGGCGGCCAGCTCATCCCGCGGTTCCTGCCCGAGGGGGAGGACGAGAAGGCGTACCTGCGCGAGCTCGTGCTCGCCGGGCTGGTCGAGCGCTACGGCGCGCCGATCCCCGCGGACGCGATCGAGCGGATGGAGATGGAGCTCGGGGTCATCGACCGCATGGGCTTCAACGCCTACTTCCTGATCGTCTGGGACTTCGTCAAGTACGCGAAGGACCACGGCATCGCGGTCGGTCCCGGCCGCGGCTCGGCCGCCGGCTCGCTGATCGCGTACTCGCTGCGCATCACCGACCTCGACCCCCTGAAGTACGACCTGCTGTTCGAGCGGTTCCTGAACCCCGAGCGCGTGTCCATGCCCGATATCGACATCGACTTCTCGGTCCGCGGCCGGGAGAAGGTCATGCAGTACGTCGTGGGCAAGTACGGCCGCGAGTCGGTCGCGCAGATCATCACCTTCGGCAAGATGGCCCCGCGCGCGGCCACCAAGGACGCCGCCCGCGTGCTCGGCCACCCCTACCAGGTGGGGGAGGAGATCTCCCAGCTCGTGCCGGAGCCCGAGCAGGGCCGCAACCCGAGCTTCGAGTCCTGCATGGCCGACGGCGAGCCGCTGCGCGTCCGCTACGACAGCGACCCCACCGCCAAGCAGGTCATCGACGTCGCCCGCGGTCTCGAGGGCGTCGTGCGCAACAACTCGATCCACGCCGCCGCGGTCGTCATCGCCGGCATGCCGCTGACCGACGTCGTCCCCGTGCAGCTCACGGAGGACAAGTCGGGGCCGTCGCTGCCCGGCGGCGAGCGCAACTACAAGCTCGTCACGCAGTTCTCGATGAAGCCCGTCGAGGAGCTCGGCCTCCTGAAGATGGACTTCCTGGGCCTGCGCAACCTCGACGTCATCGAGGACGCGCTGGACATCATCGAGCGGTCCACCGGCGAGCGGCCGGACATGAACACGCTGCCGCTCGACGACGGCAAGACCTACGACATGCTCGCCCGCGGCGACTCGGTCGGCGTGTTCCAGTTCGAGTCCGAGGGCATGCGCGAGGCCCTGAAGAAGGTCAAGCCGACCGTCTTCGACGACCTCGTCGCGCTCGTGTCGCTGTACCGGCCGGGCGCCATGGACCAGATCCCCACGTACGCGCGGGGCAAGAAGGACCCGAGCACCGTCCGCATCGAGGACGAGCGGCTCGAGCCGATCATCGGTCCGACGTACGGGGTCATCCTGTACCAGGAGCAGGCGATGCTCATCTCCAAGGAGCTCGCCGGGTTCACGGGTGCGCAGGCGGACGACCTGCGCAAGGCGATCGGCAAGAAGAACCGCGAGGCGATGGCCAAGCTCAAGCCGGTCTTCTTCGAGGGCTGCGCCAGGAACGGGGTCGACCGCGGGCTGATCGAGCAGCTGTGGACGACCAACGAGAAGTCCGCCGACTACTCGTTCAACAAGTCGCACGCCGCCTGCTACGCCCTGATCTCGTACCGGACGGCGTGGCTGAAGGCCAACCATCCCGCCGAGTACATGGCCGCGCTGATCAGCTCGGTCATGAACACGAAGGACAAGGTCCCGTTCTTCGTCGCGCGCTGCGACGAGATGGGGATCGCGATCCTGCCGCCGTGCGTGAACGTCTCCGACCACGAGTTCGTCGTCGTCGACGGCGCGATCCGCTTCGGCCTCGACGCCGTGAAGGGCGTCGGTCACGGCGCGGTCGAGGCGATCAAGAAGGCGCGCGACGACGGCGGGCCGTTCGCGTCCCTGTGGGACTTCTGCGAGCGCGTCGACTACCGCTCCGCGAACCGCAAGACGATCGAGGCGCTGATCAAGTCCGGCGCGTTCGACCAGACCGGGCACAGCCGCAAGGGCATGCTCGAGGTGCTCGAGCAGGCGCAGGCCGCCGGCCAGAAGGTCCAGCAGGACGCGCAGATCGGCCAGGGCTCGATCTTCGACCTCGGGATGGACGACGGGGCGGGCGGGACCGCCCGGGGCGCCAACCCGTTCGCGGTGCAGCACCCGCCGATCCCGGCCGAGGAGTTCGAGAAGAACGAGCTGCTCGCGTTCGAGAAGGAGGCGATCGGCGTCTTCGTCTCCGCGCACCCGCTCAAGGACGTCCGCGCCGCCCTGCAGGTGAAGGCCGACGTGTCGCTGGGCGACATCGAGAAGGTCAAGCACGGCGACTGGGTGACGGTCGGCGGGATCATCGCCGCGACCCGGCAGCTGCGCACCCGCACCGGCAGCCAGATGATGTTCGTGACCGTCGACGACCTCGAGGGCACGCTGGAGGCGATCGCGTTCGAGAAGACGATCACCGAGTACGGGGACCTGTTGACCGTCGACACGGTCGTGCTCGTCAAGGGCAAGGTCGAGCACGGCGATCGCGGCACCTCGATGGTGATCTCCTCGATGGAGAAGTTCGAGCCCTCCGAGGCGCAGGTCGCCGCCGCCGAGGTGCAGCTCGCCGAGCTGCAGCGCGGTCCCGAGGACATCCGCGTCAAGCTCGACGCCACGCAGGTGCAGGCGTCCGTGATCGACGAGCTGAAGTACGTGCTCGGCAACTTCCCCGGCGAGAGCGAGGTCGTGCTCGAGGTCAGCACCACCTCGGGCCTGCGGCACCTGCGCCTCGGCGCCGACTACCGCGGCAACAACACGCCGACCCTGCGCGCCGAGCTCGACCGGGCGATCCGGTCCTCGGCCGTCTCCACGCCCATCGCCTGA
- a CDS encoding deoxyribonuclease IV → MLIGCHVSTAGGLHEAVKRGEEVGCDAIQIFNQSPRMWKPTAYSEDDFAAFREAMAASRVQSVVIHAVYLINSASDDPELRAKSLTSLVQALTIGAGIGADGVVLHPGSAKTGDVGEAIARCGETLKEALAQTAGCDLLLEDTAGTGGTLGRSFAELQALIDASGGDERLGLCLDSCHLLASGYDVRTQEGLTAVLDDCDEVVGLDRLRCLHVNDSQTPLGSNRDRHAPLGEGEIGRAGCAAFFSEPRFEGLPMIFEGPGVEGKGVVARDLEIARELRAEGRAARGLDG, encoded by the coding sequence GTGCTGATCGGCTGCCACGTCTCGACCGCCGGTGGTCTGCACGAGGCGGTGAAGCGCGGCGAGGAGGTCGGCTGCGACGCCATCCAGATCTTCAACCAGTCGCCGCGCATGTGGAAGCCGACCGCGTACTCCGAGGACGACTTCGCCGCGTTCCGCGAGGCGATGGCCGCCTCGCGCGTGCAGTCGGTGGTCATCCACGCCGTGTACCTGATCAACAGCGCCTCCGACGATCCCGAGCTGCGCGCGAAGTCCCTGACCTCGCTGGTGCAGGCGCTGACGATCGGGGCGGGGATCGGCGCCGACGGCGTCGTGCTGCACCCGGGCTCGGCCAAGACCGGGGACGTCGGCGAGGCGATCGCCCGCTGCGGCGAGACGCTGAAGGAGGCGCTCGCGCAGACCGCCGGGTGCGACCTGCTGCTCGAGGACACCGCCGGCACCGGCGGCACGCTCGGCCGGTCGTTCGCGGAGCTGCAGGCGCTGATCGACGCGTCGGGTGGCGACGAGCGCCTGGGCCTGTGCCTGGACTCCTGCCACCTGCTGGCCTCCGGCTACGACGTGCGCACCCAGGAGGGCCTCACCGCGGTCCTCGACGACTGCGACGAGGTCGTCGGCCTCGACCGGCTGCGCTGCCTGCACGTCAACGACTCGCAGACGCCGCTGGGCTCCAACCGCGACCGGCACGCCCCGCTCGGCGAGGGCGAGATCGGGCGCGCCGGCTGCGCCGCGTTCTTCAGCGAGCCGCGGTTCGAGGGCCTGCCGATGATCTTCGAGGGGCCCGGCGTGGAGGGCAAGGGCGTCGTCGCGCGCGACCTCGAGATCGCCCGGGAGCTGCGCGCCGAGGGGCGCGCCGCCCGCGGACTCGACGGCTGA